The Thermoflavifilum sp. genome contains a region encoding:
- a CDS encoding polyribonucleotide nucleotidyltransferase, with amino-acid sequence MSLQPITVEFDLGDGRKVEIETGRLARQADGAVTVRMGDCILLATAVAGKEPKEGQDFFPLIVDYRESFAAAGRIPGSFFKREGKLSDYEVLISRLIDRALRPLFPDDYFCDVQVLVTLISSDAEVMPDALAGLAASAALAVSDIPIQELISEVRVARVDGQFIINPSRSQLAAADMDFMVGATAKNILMVEGESKECLEEDLIQAIQLAHEAIKKQIAAQEQLREKAGVKEKRAYPKPHRNEALKQKISELARDRISAIAHTNTTKQQRTEAFKQLQEEITQALGELPAEDQPLIGYYFHELQRDIVRNMILDEGRRLDGRGLKDIRPLDMQVDVLPSTHGSAIFTRGETQSLTTVTLGTPEDELLIETAAISDYSKFILHYNFPPFSTGEVKMMRAPGRREIGHGNLALRSLKQMMPNGDYPYTVRVVSDILESNGSSSMATVCAGSLALMDAGVPLPKHVGGIAMGLISRPEDGKYAILTDILGDEDHLGDMDFKVAGTREGICGVQMDIKVDGLSMDVMREALEQARQARLFILDAMYQCIPQHRDEPKPHAPRVVKMFIDREFIGAVIGPGGKIIQEIQRETGTTISIEEVGATGEVSIFSSDKHSLEKAVQWIKGIVAVPTVGETYEGEVKAVMPYGAFVEFLPGRQGLLHISEVSWKHLDSLEGVLKEGDKIKVKLTGADPKTGKFKLSRKALLPRPEGYHQPPVNAHNRTRSPRPHARPTSPHPRHGRGNTPDQSE; translated from the coding sequence ATGAGCTTACAACCTATAACTGTTGAATTTGATCTGGGCGACGGCCGTAAAGTTGAAATCGAGACCGGGCGGCTGGCCCGGCAGGCCGATGGAGCTGTCACCGTGCGGATGGGTGATTGTATTTTGCTGGCTACCGCAGTTGCCGGCAAAGAGCCTAAGGAAGGGCAGGATTTCTTCCCGCTGATTGTCGACTATCGCGAAAGTTTTGCTGCTGCTGGTCGTATTCCGGGTTCATTTTTCAAACGCGAAGGTAAATTATCCGACTATGAGGTACTCATCAGTCGCTTGATTGATCGGGCTTTGCGTCCGCTGTTCCCCGATGATTATTTCTGCGATGTGCAGGTGCTGGTTACCTTGATTTCTTCCGATGCAGAGGTGATGCCCGACGCACTGGCTGGACTGGCCGCTTCAGCCGCTCTGGCGGTATCGGATATTCCGATTCAGGAATTGATTTCTGAAGTACGGGTAGCACGTGTGGATGGGCAATTCATCATCAATCCATCACGCAGCCAGCTTGCCGCAGCCGACATGGATTTTATGGTTGGTGCCACGGCAAAAAATATTCTGATGGTGGAAGGTGAAAGCAAGGAATGCCTGGAAGAAGACCTTATTCAGGCCATCCAGCTGGCCCATGAAGCCATCAAAAAACAGATTGCCGCTCAGGAACAGCTGAGGGAAAAAGCCGGTGTGAAAGAAAAAAGAGCCTATCCCAAACCACACCGCAATGAGGCGCTCAAGCAAAAAATATCAGAACTGGCCCGGGATCGCATTTCGGCCATCGCTCATACCAATACCACCAAGCAGCAACGTACGGAAGCCTTTAAACAGCTGCAGGAAGAAATTACACAGGCACTGGGCGAATTGCCCGCTGAAGACCAGCCTTTAATAGGCTATTATTTCCATGAACTTCAGCGAGATATTGTACGAAATATGATTCTCGACGAAGGCCGCAGGCTCGATGGCCGCGGGCTGAAGGACATCAGACCGCTGGATATGCAGGTGGATGTTTTGCCTTCCACGCATGGTTCGGCAATCTTTACCCGGGGCGAAACCCAATCGCTTACCACAGTAACCCTGGGTACTCCGGAAGATGAGCTGTTGATTGAAACAGCGGCCATATCGGATTACAGCAAGTTTATCCTGCATTATAATTTCCCGCCATTTTCTACAGGCGAGGTAAAGATGATGCGCGCTCCCGGTCGTCGCGAAATAGGCCATGGCAATCTTGCCCTGCGCTCCTTGAAGCAAATGATGCCCAATGGCGATTATCCCTACACGGTGCGGGTGGTTTCCGATATCTTAGAGTCGAATGGTTCTTCATCCATGGCCACGGTGTGTGCAGGTTCACTGGCATTGATGGATGCCGGCGTGCCCCTGCCCAAGCATGTAGGTGGCATTGCCATGGGACTCATTTCTCGTCCGGAAGATGGGAAATATGCTATTCTCACGGATATCCTGGGCGACGAGGATCACCTGGGCGATATGGATTTTAAAGTGGCTGGAACCCGGGAAGGTATCTGCGGCGTGCAAATGGATATTAAAGTTGATGGCCTGAGCATGGACGTGATGCGGGAGGCCCTTGAGCAGGCACGCCAGGCCCGTTTGTTTATCCTCGATGCCATGTACCAATGCATTCCCCAGCACCGCGATGAGCCCAAACCGCATGCACCGCGTGTGGTGAAGATGTTCATTGATCGGGAATTCATTGGCGCTGTTATTGGTCCAGGCGGTAAAATTATCCAGGAGATTCAACGGGAAACCGGTACTACCATCAGCATCGAAGAGGTGGGGGCTACCGGTGAGGTAAGCATATTCAGCAGTGATAAACATAGCCTGGAAAAAGCCGTACAATGGATTAAAGGCATTGTAGCCGTACCTACCGTGGGCGAAACCTATGAAGGAGAGGTGAAAGCCGTAATGCCTTACGGAGCTTTTGTAGAATTTTTGCCCGGCAGGCAGGGATTGCTCCATATCTCTGAGGTGTCGTGGAAACATCTCGACAGCCTGGAAGGTGTGCTGAAGGAGGGAGATAAAATTAAGGTAAAGCTCACCGGTGCCGATCCCAAGACCGGGAAATTCAAACTTTCGCGTAAAGCACTGTTACCCAGGCCGGAAGGTTATCACCAGCCTCCGGTAAATGCCCATAATCGTACGCGTAGCCCCCGGCCGCATGCGCGTCCCACCTCACCTCATCCCCGGCATGGCAGAGGCAATACGCCAGATCAGAGCGAATAA